One genomic segment of Pristiophorus japonicus isolate sPriJap1 chromosome 8, sPriJap1.hap1, whole genome shotgun sequence includes these proteins:
- the plpp6 gene encoding polyisoprenoid diphosphate/phosphate phosphohydrolase PLPP6: protein MPAHSPKARSRERESKGGGGRLEFLVLSRPPAVLQRAGSEPPSPRHRAAQLEGHGSRRDSGSSASSSTTGGGCPLPEEDCMKLNPSLLGIALRSLLAIDLWLSKRLGVCAAEHSSWGSARPIMKLIEVSGHGIPWIGGTVYCLCKSDSTAGQEVLLNLLLALILDLVLVGIVKSLVRRRRPTHNKMDMFATFSVDRYSFPSGHATRAAMGGRFFLNHLVLAVPLRILVVLWVCIVGLSRVMLGRHNVTDVVCGFIMGYLQYSLVEYMWLSSSNLEIFLRLWELK, encoded by the exons ATGCCGGCTCACTCCCCCAAAGCCCGGAGCCGGGAGCGAGAGTCGAAAGGCGGCGGGGGAAGGCTGGAGTTCCTGGTGCTGAGCCGGCCGCCCGCCGTGCTGCAGCGAGCCGGCTCCGAGCCGCCGTCCCCCCGACACCGAGCGGCGCAGCTCGAAGGCCACGGCTCGCGCCGGGACTCGGGCTCCTCGGCCTCGTCGTCCACCACTGGCGGCGGCTGCCCGCTGCCCGAGGAGGACTGCATGAAGCTCAACCCTTCGCTGCTCGGTATCGCGCTGCGCTCGCTGCTGGCCATCGACCTGTGGCTGTCCAAGCGGCTGGGGGTGTGCGCTGCCGAGCACTCGAGCTGGGGCAGCGCTCGGCCCATCATGAAGCTGATCGAGGTGTCGGGCCACGGCATCCCCTGGATCGGAGGCACCGTCTACTGTCTCTGCAAAAGCGACAGCACCGCCGGCCAGGAAGTGCTGCTCAACCTGCTGCTGG CTttgatcttggatctggtcctggtaGGCATTGTCAAGTCGCTGGTCCGCCGGCGTCGTCCCACACACAACAAGATGGACATGTTTGCTACGTTCTCCGTGGACAGATACTCGTTCCCGTCGGGCCATGCGACCAGAGCAGCAATGGGAGGCCGATTCTTCCTCAATCACTTGGTTTTAGCTGTTCCGCTGCGTATTCTGGTAGTGCTGTGGGTGTGCATCGTGGGACTCTCGCGAGTGATGCTGGGAAGGCACAATGTGACTGATGTTGTTTGTGGATTTATCATGGGGTATCTACAGTATAGCCTGGTGGAGTATATGTGGTTGTCATCCAGTAACCTGGAGATATTTCTGAGATTGTGGGAACTTAAATAA